The window AGCTCACTTGCAGGATTGCTGCCCGAGGTCTCACGGTCCTTTCCCTTCAGAAGTGGGCTGACCACAGAGAATaccaggaggccagagctggcATTTGGCAGAATGCATGGCAAACAGACCATGGAAAGGAGTTTgtcttgctttatttgaaagcagggaACAGATAAAACTGGGGTGCAATGGTTCGCTGTAGAGGGCCCCGGGAAGCAGCCGAGGCTTAGGACCTGTAGGTGGCTGCTTGGTCCCAAGTGGAGCAGTCTGCCACAGGAGCCAGTGCGCCCTGTCACATCCCATCTCAAGAAGGGTGCTTGGGGGGGCTGGCAGCTGTTTTGAGGTTCTGGGGGAATGTTAGGTGTCCCGGCGAGCCCAGGGATCTGAGGGCTTGGTTCCCACTTAACAGGTTCTTCCCGTACTGTGAGGAGACCTGGTTTTTGTAGTCTTACTTACTGTCCTTGAGGATTTTTTTAACCTTGGGGAGATAAGAATAAGTATGGGTGTAACCAACACTTGTACAGCTCTGGGACCAGCATGGCACAATGGATTATACCAGTGCTAACAGCCAGTTGCAGCTGTGCCACTTGCCCAGCTCCAGGTTTGTGCGTCTGGGAAGGAGGTGGGTAAAGTCCTTGGGCTCCCTTGGGTGTGGGAGAGTCGGAGCTTGGCCCTTGCTCAGCTGGTGCAGTTGGCCCAGCATTGTGACAGGAGATTGCCGTCATTCTGCTGGTCCCCGGAAGTGTTGTTAGTGGTTCAGGGGAGACTTGCTAGGATCAGGCTTGTGGCTCATGGTTGTAGTGGCCTGAACACACCAGCCGATGAGGAGCTGGGCATGCCTGGGCAGTTGCTAGGCTACTCTCTGGGTCACAAAGAatcttcctccccccccccccccgtttgcGAATTAGATTTTGACTGTAACTGCATTATTTCATCCCAGTAGCAATTGGGATCTTTTTAAAGATGcgtttattggaaagttggatatacagaggagagacagatgtacagaggacgagctagaggaagatcttctgcagatggttcactccccacgtgaccgcaactcttggagctgagccaatttgaagccaggagctgcttctgggtctcccacgtgggtgcagggtcccaaggctttgggccatcctccactgctttcccaggccacacataagcagggagctggatgggaagcagggttgttgggattagaaccagtgcccatatgggatcccgggcatgcaaggtgaggaccttaaccactacgctatcgtgccaggcccagcaattGGGATCTTAATGCTTTGCTGGTGATTTGTGCGAGTTTTTTATACAAATCCCACTGGCATACTTGCTGCACGGGTGTGCTATTCCTTTCTGGCTTTTAGCCCCAGTGTTCAGGTTTCAGTTTTGTCTCACATAGTAAAATCTTTGGATCTGTTTTTCCCGCTGAGCTGCCCTGCACCCTCTCCAGCTGTGCTTGTCTCCATTCCAGACACTTCCTGGTAGCCTGACAAATGGGGATGGCATGAGGCAAGCCTCAGGGCGCCTGGCTTTAATCTGGTAATTCCACACAGACCAAGCCAAACTAAAAACTAATGGAGGAAGGCTATAGTTCCTGCAGCCTCTGGGGCAGGGGAAGACCAAGGTTGGAGTCCTCAGGGTAGTGTCATCATCACGTGCGTGGGGGAGGTCAGGCCACACGGGCCAGCTCAGGGGGCAGCAGTGAgaacagcagagcagccaggctcaGGGGCTGGATGCGCCTCGCCGCCTGGTTAAGCTCCACCTCCACAGGGTAGTGGTCGCTGATTTTCAGGGCCTGGGGACAGCAAGTGGGAAGAAGCATGAGGTTGGAGGGCTCCCTGCCTGGACTGCCCTCTGAGCAGTGCCCCAGTCCTGTCCTGTACCTCCTCCTCTGTGAGCTGGAAGTTGCTGGCAAAGTCGAAGGCAGCGGCAGACTGCACCAGGCTCTGGCAGCGCTCCCCGTGCAGTACGATGCGGTCATAggtgcagtgggtgctggccCGCACCGTGGTGTCTTCCCCGTCGGCGATCACCCAGTGGAAGCCAGGCTCTGTTCGCAGGAGCAGCTTGCTAAGGCGCTTTTTGGCCAGCGAGGCACAGTCGGCATTGAAGTCTCCGAGCAGGATCACGTCCTGGAGGTGGCAGCGTGCTGGGGGGCAGGCCCTCGCCGCTCTGGCCACATCCTGCCCCTGTCAGCCACTCAGCCTTACCTTGTTCTGCCAGTGCTGGGAGGCATCCAGAAACGCGTCGTAGAGGGCAGTAAGCTCCTTCTCCACATCCTTCGGGGTGCTGTGTAGCGGGACCAGCACCAGGCTGGGGAGTACTGCAAGGCGCacagagccagggctgctgctgtcCATGTGCGCCCCCCAGACTCCACGCCCCAGACCCCCATTTCCCCTTCCTACCCTTGCTGGGCAGAGTGAAGTGGGCCACAAAGGGCTCCCGGGCGAAGAGGTCATCCTGGTCATGGTACACGTAGGAGTCCAGTACCTGTGTCTTGTGGGACCTGAGAGGACCAGAGGGTGGCCAGCAGTGGCTGCAAGCTGCCGACTGGGCTTGCGGTGCCTCTGGCTGAGCTCATGCTGCAAGAGGAACTTCTAGCCAGCTGCCATGCTTCCTAGAGGCTACAACTTCCTGTTACTCCAATAGTTAGTATGCCAAAGACCTTTTTACTTGTGCTTAAAGTACGTGGGGGTGTGGTGCGGTCACGAGTTGTGCTGCACTGGCACCCTACTGCATTCTCATCACCGCAAAGAAACCTCCTGCTGCAGCTGTCAGTAGTTCCTCCGTTCCCTCCTCTGCAGCCTCTCCCAGCTACTGGTTCAGATTCTGAACTTGTCATACAAATGCAATGAAATACTACGCGACCTTTGTGTCTCAGTGCTATCCTTCAACAGTGTTTTCTGCTGGTCTGTCTTCCTTGTCGTTGCTAAATACTATTGCAGCGTAAGGGTAGACCGCACGTTGTGCACCACCCATCCATTGTGACCATGGATGGACAGGTGGGCTCCGTAGGGCCTGATTATGCTTCATGTCAGGGGCATTGCTCCCTGGGAACACTCTACTGCATCTGGAACACCACATAATTCCATGTGCCCCTTTCACTGACGTTGGCACCCATATAGATCCTGATACCAAAACCCTCCACTGCCACGCACAGCCCATCTTCCCAGGGCCCTAGGTCTGTTTCTGAAAATCAGGCCCAACCAAGGCCCATAAGCAGATCCCACTGAGCCTCTCCTTAGAACCCACTACCAGTCACTCCCTTTCCaggggccaggagacaggaagaggggCCCCACATTTGTGCTTGGAGAACGCTTCCTGCTACATGAACACACtggcagagagcagaggaggggcgGCTGTACCCGGTCTGTTCTTGCCCCCACCACGCTTACCGATAGATGTACACATACTTCTCCATGTAGGTGCTGCGCCCCAACAGCTGGCTGCTCAGCGAGCTGTAGGGCCCAGAGCCGTCGAGTCTGTGAGGACCAGAGGGATGCGCACGCTCAGGGCCTTGGTGGCCCTGGACGGggcacacagaaacacagaagccTGCTCACCTGTTGAGTTCTCGCAGCAGTAGGGCGACAGCATGGTCAGAAGGGTCCACCACCTCCTGCAGCACCATTATGTCACAGCGGGCCACAATCTACAAGAGCAACCCTACCTGGTGCCAGCTGCTGCAGTAGGGGGGCTTGGCAGAGGTGTGGCCAACAGTGGCATGGCTCACCAGCTGCAGCCCGGAAAGCACAGTGGCACTATAAAGGACCTGGGGAAAGATTGCATGCCATCCCCACCCACATCGCACCCATTTCACAGAAGAGGTGACTGAGGCCAATGGCAGCTCAGGAGTGTGACCTGCACATCTGCACCCTCGTTGCTCGAGTCCCCTCGGCTCTGCGTTCTGCTCTTAGTCACCCAAGCCTGGCATCCCCCCAAGGCCCAGCTTCCCTGCAGCAGTGAACATACTCGAACTAAGGTGTCCATCACCTCCACCTGGGCGATCTTGACCAGCGTCAGCCGATGAGTGTTGAAGGCGCAGATTCGGAAGGTCTCCATGCCCCTGgtcaggagcagcaacagcagcacagccGGGCAGAGCATGGCCACGGGCAGCCGCACACCACGCGGGCTCTCCCACATGCAcacgtttctgtttctgtggaggcctgggggcacagcaccAAGAGGAACACATGCACCCCCAAGCCACCCTGCCTCCTCCAGGGGCAACTGCTCACATGCCAACAACCCCCAACACCTCCTAGCTTTTCTTGGTCAAAGTTATggtcggggcccggcggcgtggcctagcggctaaagtccttgccttgaacgccccgggatcccatataggcgccggttctaatcctggcagctccacttcccatccagctccctgcttgtggcctgggaaagcagtcgaggacggcccaaagccttgggactctgcacccgtgtgggagacctggaagaagttcctggttcccagcttcggatcagtgtagcaccagcccttgtggtctcttggggagtgaatcatcggacggaagatcttcctctctgtttctcctcctctctgtatatctgactttgtaataaaataaataaatctttttaaaaagttatatttaaaaagttatggTCGGATACACATTGTAGCAAACGCGAGTGGCAGCCGCATGGGTCAGAGGCTCTTCTGTGCGCTCACCAGCTCAGCGGCTGTCCCGGGCCCTGCTTCTCCTCCCCAGTGGCCGTGATGTCCCTCCTGCCTGTGCCGAGCCCCTGACAGCTGCCAGGGCACTGTCGGTCCCTGGGACTCTGACTCCTTTGGGAATATGCCTGTTGTCAGAATTTGCTTCTTCttctcccccccctttttttgtttgttttgttttgtgtttttttaaagaatgtggtATTAGCCTAACTCCAGTGTGTACTCTCACAGGCAGCAGCCAAGAAGGAAATGgtttcatctttttaatttattgatttttattgcaaagtcagatatatatagagagaggagaaacagagaagatcttccattcgatggttcacgccccgagtgactgcaacggctggtgctgcgccgatccgaagccaggagcttcttctaggtctccgacatgggtgcagggtcccagggctttgggccgtccttgtctgctttcccaggccacaggcagggagctggatgggaagtggagctgccgggattagaaccggcgcccatataggatcctggcacgctcaaggtgagaactt is drawn from Ochotona princeps isolate mOchPri1 chromosome X, mOchPri1.hap1, whole genome shotgun sequence and contains these coding sequences:
- the DNASE1L1 gene encoding deoxyribonuclease-1-like 1 isoform X1; this encodes MWESPRGVRLPVAMLCPAVLLLLLLTRGMETFRICAFNTHRLTLVKIAQVEVMDTLVRIVARCDIMVLQEVVDPSDHAVALLLRELNRLDGSGPYSSLSSQLLGRSTYMEKYVYIYRSHKTQVLDSYVYHDQDDLFAREPFVAHFTLPSKVLPSLVLVPLHSTPKDVEKELTALYDAFLDASQHWQNKDVILLGDFNADCASLAKKRLSKLLLRTEPGFHWVIADGEDTTVRASTHCTYDRIVLHGERCQSLVQSAAAFDFASNFQLTEEEALKISDHYPVEVELNQAARRIQPLSLAALLFSLLPPELARVA
- the DNASE1L1 gene encoding deoxyribonuclease-1-like 1 isoform X2 — encoded protein: MWESPRGVRLPVAMLCPAVLLLLLLTRGMETFRICAFNTHRLTLVKIAQVEVMDTLVRIVARCDIMVLQEVVDPSDHAVALLLRELNRSHKTQVLDSYVYHDQDDLFAREPFVAHFTLPSKVLPSLVLVPLHSTPKDVEKELTALYDAFLDASQHWQNKDVILLGDFNADCASLAKKRLSKLLLRTEPGFHWVIADGEDTTVRASTHCTYDRIVLHGERCQSLVQSAAAFDFASNFQLTEEEALKISDHYPVEVELNQAARRIQPLSLAALLFSLLPPELARVA